A genome region from Labrus mixtus chromosome 9, fLabMix1.1, whole genome shotgun sequence includes the following:
- the rnpepl1 gene encoding aminopeptidase RNPEPL1: MAELHQTPTSLCCCRKSLPISGARCVGDSGRPLAAPGPGSPRCPLVDVASASNFRCFKLRHFHLDLRLNFAVKEMSGWLVLDLIPVQPGVQTLVLDSHPSLLIHSIDCKVPGATQDDPVSLTYRVDPFTEYGSSLNISLPPETLKQGRLIQITVRYTTTDGPAIWWLDSELTCGQTRPLVFTQGHSVCNRSLFPCFDTPAVKSTYTATVRVPDGVTVLMSASRSSYSKQDRVFQFSMEFPVPSYLVALVAGELQHVDMGPRSRVWAEPCLLSCAVKKLGGSVERWLGVAEELFGPYLWGRCDIVFLPPSFPIVAMENPCLTFIIASILESSEFLLIDVIHEIAHGWFGNAVTNATWEEMWLSEGLATYAQRRITTEAYGEAFTCLETAVRLDALHRQLRLLGDNNPVSKLQVKFEPGVNPSTLMNLFTYEKGFCFVSYLSQLCEDVKRFDCFLRDYISEFKFKSVLAQDLIDYFLCYFPELKDAAVAHREGLEFERWLSGCGPPLYEPDLSAGGALTRPVQDLCELWSGSDPPDPQCLTSFDLSTWSTFQIVLFLDRMLDHAPLPHGVMASLSSCYSSLFDGLNAEVQIRWLQMVVRNSFYPDLPQVRAFLFKHTSRMYTVPLYDDLVAGVMKCVAVEIFNQTQRRMHPNLRRTLQQIVFQNATAPPNQNVTALSVVPPSPSLSPQPAATATAATTAGASAAIALRDVNVSA; this comes from the exons ATGGCAGAGCTCCACCAGACTCCCACCTCGCTCTGCTGCTGCCGTAAATCCCTGCCGATCTCAGGGGCCCGGTGTGTCGGGGACTCTGGCCGGCCCTTGGCTGCCCCCGGTCCCGGGTCGCCGcgctgccctctggtggacgTGGCCTCGGCCTCAAACTTCCGCTGCTTCAAACTGCGACACTTCCACCTGGACCTGCGGCTCAACTTTGCCGTAAAGGAGATGAGCGGCTGGCTGGTTCTGGACCTGATCCCAGTCCAGCCAGGGGTCCAAACCCTGGTCCTGGACTCCCACCCCTCCCTTCTCATCCactccatagactgtaaagtcCCCGGGGCCACACAGGATGACCCCGTCTCCTTGACGTACCGGGTCGACCCGTTCACAGAATATGGGTCCTCGCTGAACATCAGTCTGCCcccagagaccctgaaacagggGCGGCTGATCCAGATCACAGTCCGCTACACCACCACAGACGGACCAGCG atctGGTGGCTGGACTCGGAGCTGACTTGTGGTCAGACTCGTCCTCTCGTCTTCACTCAGGGTCACTCTGTGTGTAATCGGTCGTTGTTCCCGTGCTTCGACACGCCGGCTGTGAAGAGCACATACACCGCCACCGTCAGG GTTCCAGACGGGGTGACGGTTCTGATGAGTGCGTCTCGGAGCTCATACTCCAAACAGGATCGTGTGTTTCAGTTCTCCATGGAGTTCCCGGTGCCGTCCTACCTGGTGGCGTTGGTGGCGGGGGAGCTGCAGCATGTGGACATGGGcccacg GAGTCGAGTGTGGGCGGAGCCGTGTCTCTTGTCCTGTGCTGTGAAGAAGCTAGGGGGCAGTGTGGAGCGCTGGCTGGGTGTAGCTGAGGAGCTGTTTGGACCTTACCTGTGGGGCAG GTGTGACATCGTGTTCCTGCCTCCCTCCTTCCCCATCGTTGCCATGGAGAACCCCTGCCTCACCTTCATCATCGCCTCCATCTTAGAGAGCAGCGAGTTCCTGCTCATCGACGTCATCCACGAGATCGCCCACGGCTGGTTTGGCAACGCCGTCACCAACGCCACCTGGGAGGAGATGTGGCTGAGCGAAGGGCTGGCTACCTACGCCCAACGCCGGATCACCACTGAGGCCTACG gTGAGGCCTTCACCTGCCTGGAGACAGCAGTCCGATTGGACGCCCTCCACAGACAGCTGCGTCTCCTCGGAGACAACAACCCTGTGAGCAAACTGCAGGTCAAGTTTGAGCCAG GTGTGAACCCCAGCACCCTGATGAACCTGTTCACCTACGAGAAAGGTTTCTGCTTCGTCTCTTACCTGTCGCAGCTCTGTGAAGACGTCAAACGCTTCGACTGTTTCCTCCGg gattACATCTCAGAGTTTAAGTTTAAGAGCGTGCTTGCTCAAGATCTCATCGACTACTTCCTGTGCTATTTCCCCGAGCTGAAGGACGCTGCTGTCGCCCACAGAGAGG gtctgGAGTTTGAGCGCTGGCTGAGCGGCTGTGGGCCTCCTCTGTATGAGCCCGACCTATCAGCAGGGGGCGCTTTAACCCGGCCCGTCCAGGATCTGTGTGAGCTGTGGAGCGGCAGCGACCCCCCCGACCCTCAGTGCCTGACCTCCTTCGACCTATCGACCTGGAGCACCTTCCAGATCGTCCTGTTCCTGGACCGCATGTTAGACCACGCCCCCCTGCCCCACG gtgtgatggcctctctctcttcctgttacTCGTCCCTGTTCGATGGTCTGAATGCAGAGGTTCAGATCCGTTGGCTTCAGATGGTTGTGAGGAACAGTTTTTACCCCGACCTGCCGCAAGTCCGAGCCTTCCTTTTCAAACAC acaTCCAGGATGTACACGGTGCCGTTGTACGACGACCTGGTTGCCGGGGTGATGAAGTGTGTTGCCGTGGAGATTTTCAACCAGACCCAGCGCCGTATGCACCCAAACCTCAGAAGGACACTGCAGCAGATTGTGTTTCAGAACGCCACCGCCCCGCCCAATCAGAACGTTACTGCTCTGTCGGTcgtacccccctccccctctctctccccacagcCCGCTGCTACGGCAACCGCCGCCACTACTGCCGGGGCGAGTGCAGCCATCGCTCTGCGGGACGTCAACGTCTCTGCATGA